One Deltaproteobacteria bacterium DNA window includes the following coding sequences:
- the hypB gene encoding hydrogenase nickel incorporation protein HypB: MKVRVVRNILEANDRIAEQNREMFDQNQLFVMNLMSSPGAGKTSLLERTIDHLKDRLRIGVIEGDIQSSFDAERIAQKGVQVIQINTQGACHLDGNMIREAVTQLDMTDLDLLVVENVGNLVCPAEFKVGEDMKIMILSVPEGDDKPLKYPLMFTLSKALLINKIDLLPYVDCNIERIREAASRLSPGIAIFEVSCRTGEGLEAWYDWLERRVKSLN, encoded by the coding sequence TTGAAAGTACGCGTTGTACGCAATATCCTGGAGGCCAATGATCGCATCGCCGAACAGAACCGGGAGATGTTTGACCAAAACCAGCTCTTCGTCATGAACCTCATGTCCAGCCCCGGCGCAGGCAAGACCAGCCTGCTCGAGCGAACCATTGATCATTTGAAAGACAGGCTCCGCATCGGGGTGATCGAAGGAGATATCCAGTCAAGCTTTGACGCCGAGCGGATCGCCCAGAAAGGCGTTCAGGTGATCCAGATCAACACCCAAGGGGCCTGCCACCTTGACGGGAACATGATCCGGGAGGCAGTCACTCAGCTTGACATGACCGACCTGGACCTGCTGGTGGTGGAAAACGTGGGGAACCTGGTCTGTCCGGCTGAGTTTAAAGTGGGCGAGGACATGAAGATCATGATCCTCTCGGTGCCCGAAGGCGACGACAAGCCTCTCAAGTATCCCCTGATGTTCACCCTGAGCAAGGCGCTCCTCATCAATAAGATTGACCTGCTGCCTTACGTGGACTGCAATATTGAAAGGATCAGGGAGGCGGCGTCCAGACTCAGTCCGGGTATTGCGATCTTCGAGGTTTCCTGCCGCACCGGGGAGGGTCTTGAGGCGTGGTATGACTGGCTGGAGAGGCGTGTTAAGTCCTTGAACTAG